Below is a genomic region from Coleofasciculus sp. FACHB-1120.
ACTAGGCTGTCACTTGGAACAATTTTTAAAATGGGTTCGGTAGAATTGGTAACAAAACCTGGTCCCTGAGCTTTTAGCTCAAAGATAGTTCCATCTACTGGAGCTTTAATTTCTTGGTATTTTAAGTTTTGTTCTGCTTGGCTCATTTGGCTGTCAATTTCTGCCAAGCGTTTGTTATTTTCTACAATTGCCTTGTTTAGCTGATCGTCAATTTCTGCCAGACGTTTTTCATTCTCAGCAATTTTGGTTTGCAAGTCTTGTTTCGTCAAAGCGATGGTATTTTGCAGCTTTTCATTCGCTTGCGCGATCGCTAGCTGTAATCGCTTGTGTTCCTGAGTTAGTTGATCCACCTCAGCTTGGCGAGTGCGTACATCCTGCTTCTGTTTCAGGAATTGCACGCGGGAAACTGCTCCTTGCTTCATGATCGGTTCTATATCGTCGAGAATCCCCTGATTCACCTCTAATAAGTCTTTGGAACTCGCTAACTCTACCTGAGTTTGACTTAATTGCTTTTCCAATTGCTCAGCTTCCAACCTAGCTGTCGCAACGCGAGAATTTAGTTCTGCTAAGCTCGATTGAAAACGCTGCTGTTGATCAACGCTAAGATTTGTTCCCTTGGAAGAACCTCTTAGTTGAGCGCGATACAGTTGATTTTCGGATGCTAAAGAGGAGCGTACTTTAGTCAGAGAGACTAACTCTAATGGCAGCTTTAGTTGACCAGTCTCTTCATCTATCGCCGTGGGGAAACCTGCGCCTTTTATTTGCGAACGATAAAACTGATTTTCCTGCTTTAATGCTGTCTGAATTTTATTCAGGGAAGTCAACTGAGCCTGAGCCGTTTTTGCGTCTAAACTTAGCAGCTTATCTCCTTTTTTTACTCGTTGGCCATCCTTGACGTAAATTTCTTTTACTACACCTACTATTGGAGCTTGAACTTCCTTAACAGCACCTTGAGGTTCCAGTTTGCCAGTCGCAGGGATGGCTTCCTCAATTTGGAAAACAGAAGCCCAAACTATCACAAAAGTTGTCGTTCCCATGATTCCCCAAATGATGGCGCGAGACCAAGTTGGGGATTGTTGAAGAATAACGGCTTGATCGAAGTTGTTTGAGGTAGAAGCGGGTGGCGTTACTTCCTGATTAGGATTAGGAGTTGGAACTGTTTTGGGCACTAAAGAGAGATGCTGGTTAGATTGTTTTCCATTTTGTTGAAGCATAGCTGACAATAGTTTTGAGGGCTGAGGACTGAGGAGTGTTAGCGAAGCGGTGCTGTGTTTGCAGACTGAATAATAGAGAGTGGGAGTGGGAGAGGGGGAGTGATTAGCTACCCATTAGCAATTCCCATTCAGATTTCTATAGTTGAGCTTCTTGTTGTTGATACAGACAGTAGTAGCGACCTCTGAGAGCCATTAATTCATCATGAGTGCCCTGTTCAACGACTGAACCTTGATCCATCATCAAAATCAGATTGGCATTTCTAATTGTAGTTAAACGATGGGTAATAAAAAACACAGTGCGATCGCGGAATGTCGAGGCGAGATTTAAACACACTTGTCGCTCGGCGTTGTAGTCTAAAGCACTGGTAGCTTCGTCTAAAATCAGTAACTGAGGATTTTGTAAAACGGTACGCGCGATCGCGATTCGCTGTCTTTGTCCCCCGGATAAGGCAGAACCTCGTTCTCCGACGCGAGTGTTGTAGCCGTTCGGCAAAGCCATGATAAAGTCGTGGGCAAAAGCTACCTTGGCAGCTTCAATGATTTCCTCGCCGCTAGCATCTGGATTGGTTAGCGCGATATTTTCCTGCACTGTCCCATCAAACAAGAGAGTATCTTGAAGTACCATTCCAATCTGACGCCGCAAGGAATAAAGTTCTACCTTACTAATATCATAGTCATCAATGATAATCCGTCCCGATCTTGGCTCATAGAGTCTAGGCAAAAGTTTTGTCAAGGTACTTTTACCCGATCCACTTTGTCCCACGATCCCGATAAATAGCCCTGCTGGAAATTCCAGATTAATGTTACTTAACTGAAGAGAGCCGCTAGGGTTGAAGCTGAAAGAAACATTTTCAAACTTCACGCTTCCTTGAATGGCTGGCATGAGAATGTTGTGGCGATCGGCTTCATCTGCTTCTAGATTGGCGTCGAGAACATCGCCTAGTCGCTCAATAGATAAAGCGGTTTCCTGAAAGTTTTGCCACAGTTGTACTAATCGCAATAACGGACTGGTTACATAACCGGAAAGGATGCGGAAAGCGATCAATTGTCCTAATGTTAACTCTCCTTTTAGGACTAAATAAGCTCCAGCCCATAACACTAACAAACTGGAGAGCTTATTGAGAAAACTACTTACGGAACTAGCAGTCGTAGAAGTGGAAACTGTCTTAAATCCAGCACTGATATAACGACCATAACGCTCTTGCCATTGCCAGCGCGATCGCAATTCTAAATTTTGTGCTTTAACTGTCTGGATTCCTGACAGAACTTCCACTAAATAAGAGTGAGTTTCGGCGTTGCGCTCTGCTTTCACCCGCGACTGCTGCCGAATGATCGGTGACACTCCAAGTGTTAGCAAAGCAAACAGCGGCACTGTCGCTAATGCGACTAGCGTTAGCACTCCACTGTAAATTAACATCACCACAATGTAGATGACTGAAAAGATAGCATCTAACACTACAGTTAAGGCAGTTCCGGTCAGGAAGGAGCGAATATTTTCTAGCTCATTAACGCGAGTAGCAAGTTCCCCGACAGGTCGCCGTTCAAAATAAGACAAAGGCAGGCGTAAAAGGTGACTGATGACCTCTGAGCCTAAAGCCAAGTCCATCCGGTTGGTGGTATCAACAAATAAATGCGTGCGTAAACTGGTCAAAACGGCTTCGACGGCAGCGACGACGACTAAGAAAATGCCTAAAACAGATAAAGTATCAATACTGTTTTGTACAAGAACTTTGTCAATAATCACCTGAGTCATCAGGGGATTTACTAAACCAAAGATTTGTATAAAAATAGAAGCAATTAAAACTTCTATTAAAACCTTGCGATAGCGGTAGATAGAAGGTAAAAACCAACGCAGACTAAACCGCTCTTTAGAAGCTTCTTTTGTGGGTCGGAGTAGCAGAACTTCCCCTTCTGGCCCCCACGCTTCCATGAATTGGGCTGGTTTTTTGCGTAAGATGCCAACTTCTGGCACCGCCAGCACTAACTCGCGATCGCTAATTTTGTAAAGAATCGCAAAACTATCTTGCCAGCTAATCATGGCGGGAGCTTGCAGGCGACACACCGCAGCCGCAGGCACTTTAATTAATTGCGTACTCAACCCAGTTAGCTCAGCCACCGCACCGCAAAATTGCAGGGATAAGTTCTCTGTGTGCTTGAGGTGATTGACTAAGACTCTCTTGATCACATCCCGCCGGAAAGGTATCCCTAAGTGCTGAGACAGCATTTGGAAACAAGCTAATGTTGCATCCAAACGACCTCTCCCGTAAATGTAGGGGTGTTTCTCCTGTTTAAAGGGCGTCGTCTCCCCGGCAGGAGGCTGTTCTGGCGCATAGGGAATCGCTTCCCAGCCAGTTGTAGGGGCAAGGGAAGCTGATGGCGCGATCGCGCCTTTCGATTCCGAGGGAAACAGGATGGACTTCTGCAAGCCCAATAAACGAACCCCTCTCGCGCCTTCTACGTGTAAATTTGCAGGTGCAATCGGGATTAAGCGGCTTCCCACGGGGAAATCAGCGACGGTTCCACCACTCACCAGCCATACCCAGTCGGGATCTATCTTGCTAAGGGGAGTTTTTCCGGGTGGTAAGTTGAGAATCGTTGCGTCTGAAACCGCTTTTAAAGCCAGTTCTTTGAGATTGGTTGTCCCGTCCGCTTGACGCGCCAATTCTTCCCCAATCAGATCGAAGACTTCAATTAAAGAACAACGGGTTTCAAAAGCAGCCGCAAATGAGCGTTCCTGGTTTAATAAAGCTAAAAAATCGGCGGCTGGGAGGATTAAACAAATAGTTTCTGTAGAAGCGATCGCGGTTTCGCAAGGAGTTCCCCGAATTAAGCTAACCCATCCGAGAATTTCTCCGGGTTCTAATAATTTCAGGGTGACAGGTGCTTGGCTCCGGGGGTCATAACCTAAAAGTCGGGCTTGCCCTTGATAGATAATGGCAATTTGTGCTGGCATGGTTTCCCGCACAAACATTGCCTGTCCCATGCGGTAGCGCAAAAATTGAAATTTTGCTGCAACTTTTTCTAAGACAGCAGATGGCAGTTGATTAAACGGAGATATACCAGCGAGAATTTCTTTGATACTAATTGTCGTATGGGTCATCCCGTCTTACGGCTGCACCCTCCATCCAAGCTATAACTTGATGGGAAAGAAAGCCGCCCTCCTTGTTTAATTTACAATCTATTACAGTTAAAGCCGATACTACTTGCTAGAAAAAACAGAATATTTTAATAAGTGATGCTTTAGATTCTTTTGAATCATTTTGACAGGTTTCGTACCACGCTTCCGGAGTTTATCAGAATAGTTTAGGGAAAGAAAAATGCGTGTTTTTGAAGTTGTTTTTAACACCTAAGCCGAGGATGTCTCTACTTAGCGATCGCTCGTTTATGCGGCTGCCAGTTGACCGTTCGCCTCAACCTTCCGATTTGTTGCAGCCCCCAGCAAAATTTTGTCTGATTCGGGTAGGTTCCCGATTTGCTCTTGCACCCAGGTTTCAAAAAGTTCTCGCAGCAATCGTTGACGCATGAATTCATTTAATTGGGCGGGAACTAACTTTTCTAGGCGCACAATAACCATCCATTCTCCTAAGGGTCTGGGCGACCAAAGTTGATTGTTTTGACTAACCAATAGCAGTCTTCCCAAATGTGGGTGGAGAGTTCCTATCTCTACCGGGCCGATGGTTCCACCTGTTTGTGATTCAGGTCCTTGGGAATACTCAGCCGCCAGTTCGCTAAAAGACTGCTCTTGTTCGGAAAGACGGAAATAAAGTTCTTGGGCAATGCCTGGATCTTTTGTCCGAATCAAGGAATAAATAGCTTGATCCAATTGACCTTTGCGTTTGAGAAAATAAGATTCTAGTTTGTTACCCCAAGTCGCTTGTTTGAATTTTTCAATTCTTAACTTCCGGGTTGTCAAGGCTGCTAAATGCTCTTGGCTCATCCCGTATC
It encodes:
- a CDS encoding peptidylprolyl isomerase encodes the protein MLSVRTGKSAQRSRTQNISRKLEIKRDSGMTTVLQIGNRTLTTEEIIPLLASYQMFPQLLRESIIDSAIASFNCTPEEIAHACGNFYQQNQLNSEAEQQAWLERYGMSQEHLAALTTRKLRIEKFKQATWGNKLESYFLKRKGQLDQAIYSLIRTKDPGIAQELYFRLSEQEQSFSELAAEYSQGPESQTGGTIGPVEIGTLHPHLGRLLLVSQNNQLWSPRPLGEWMVIVRLEKLVPAQLNEFMRQRLLRELFETWVQEQIGNLPESDKILLGAATNRKVEANGQLAAA
- a CDS encoding HlyD family efflux transporter periplasmic adaptor subunit; translated protein: MLQQNGKQSNQHLSLVPKTVPTPNPNQEVTPPASTSNNFDQAVILQQSPTWSRAIIWGIMGTTTFVIVWASVFQIEEAIPATGKLEPQGAVKEVQAPIVGVVKEIYVKDGQRVKKGDKLLSLDAKTAQAQLTSLNKIQTALKQENQFYRSQIKGAGFPTAIDEETGQLKLPLELVSLTKVRSSLASENQLYRAQLRGSSKGTNLSVDQQQRFQSSLAELNSRVATARLEAEQLEKQLSQTQVELASSKDLLEVNQGILDDIEPIMKQGAVSRVQFLKQKQDVRTRQAEVDQLTQEHKRLQLAIAQANEKLQNTIALTKQDLQTKIAENEKRLAEIDDQLNKAIVENNKRLAEIDSQMSQAEQNLKYQEIKAPVDGTIFELKAQGPGFVTNSTEPILKIVPSDSLVAKVFITNKDIGFVKEGMEADIRIDSFPFREFGDTKGRLTWIGSDALPPEQIRPYYTFPAKVSLDQQSLLIKGREVRLQSGMSVSINLKVRKRTIMSIFTDLFMDKVEGLKTVR
- a CDS encoding peptidase domain-containing ABC transporter, with translation MTHTTISIKEILAGISPFNQLPSAVLEKVAAKFQFLRYRMGQAMFVRETMPAQIAIIYQGQARLLGYDPRSQAPVTLKLLEPGEILGWVSLIRGTPCETAIASTETICLILPAADFLALLNQERSFAAAFETRCSLIEVFDLIGEELARQADGTTNLKELALKAVSDATILNLPPGKTPLSKIDPDWVWLVSGGTVADFPVGSRLIPIAPANLHVEGARGVRLLGLQKSILFPSESKGAIAPSASLAPTTGWEAIPYAPEQPPAGETTPFKQEKHPYIYGRGRLDATLACFQMLSQHLGIPFRRDVIKRVLVNHLKHTENLSLQFCGAVAELTGLSTQLIKVPAAAVCRLQAPAMISWQDSFAILYKISDRELVLAVPEVGILRKKPAQFMEAWGPEGEVLLLRPTKEASKERFSLRWFLPSIYRYRKVLIEVLIASIFIQIFGLVNPLMTQVIIDKVLVQNSIDTLSVLGIFLVVVAAVEAVLTSLRTHLFVDTTNRMDLALGSEVISHLLRLPLSYFERRPVGELATRVNELENIRSFLTGTALTVVLDAIFSVIYIVVMLIYSGVLTLVALATVPLFALLTLGVSPIIRQQSRVKAERNAETHSYLVEVLSGIQTVKAQNLELRSRWQWQERYGRYISAGFKTVSTSTTASSVSSFLNKLSSLLVLWAGAYLVLKGELTLGQLIAFRILSGYVTSPLLRLVQLWQNFQETALSIERLGDVLDANLEADEADRHNILMPAIQGSVKFENVSFSFNPSGSLQLSNINLEFPAGLFIGIVGQSGSGKSTLTKLLPRLYEPRSGRIIIDDYDISKVELYSLRRQIGMVLQDTLLFDGTVQENIALTNPDASGEEIIEAAKVAFAHDFIMALPNGYNTRVGERGSALSGGQRQRIAIARTVLQNPQLLILDEATSALDYNAERQVCLNLASTFRDRTVFFITHRLTTIRNANLILMMDQGSVVEQGTHDELMALRGRYYCLYQQQEAQL